The following are from one region of the Mesorhizobium sp. B4-1-4 genome:
- a CDS encoding DUF1150 family protein, with product MTRTDETITMTSGEFAHLGEGSVAYLRKVSSDELLGRFPNIGEIAPGLELWALFAANGQPILLSDARDRALAGAMENDLTTVAIH from the coding sequence ATGACCAGAACTGACGAAACCATCACCATGACCAGCGGCGAATTCGCCCATCTCGGCGAAGGCTCTGTCGCTTACCTGCGCAAGGTCTCGAGCGACGAACTGCTCGGCCGCTTCCCCAACATCGGTGAAATCGCGCCCGGCCTCGAGCTGTGGGCCCTGTTTGCCGCCAACGGCCAGCCGATCCTGCTTTCCGACGCGCGTGACCGCGCGCTGGCCGGCGCCATGGAAAACGACCTGACCACGGTCGCCATTCATTAA
- the ptsN gene encoding PTS IIA-like nitrogen regulatory protein PtsN → MDLSDLISVPAILPALKANSKKQLLQLLSERAAAISGIPEREVFDTILQRERLGSTGVGNGIAIPHGKLAGVKRIAGVFARLETPVDFESLDDQPVDLVFLLLAPEGAGADHLKALSRIARVLRDADTVAKIRGTRDATAIHALLSDTQASHAA, encoded by the coding sequence ATGGATCTGAGCGATCTTATCAGCGTTCCGGCGATTTTGCCGGCGTTGAAGGCGAACTCCAAGAAGCAGCTTCTGCAATTGCTGTCCGAGCGGGCGGCGGCGATTTCGGGCATTCCGGAACGGGAGGTGTTCGACACCATCCTGCAGCGTGAGCGCCTGGGTTCGACCGGCGTCGGCAACGGCATCGCCATCCCGCACGGCAAGCTCGCCGGCGTGAAGCGCATCGCCGGCGTTTTCGCCCGGCTGGAAACGCCGGTCGATTTCGAATCACTGGATGACCAACCGGTCGATCTGGTGTTTCTGCTGCTGGCGCCTGAAGGGGCGGGTGCCGATCACCTCAAGGCGCTGTCGCGCATCGCGCGCGTGCTGCGCGACGCCGACACGGTGGCCAAGATCAGGGGGACGCGAGACGCCACGGCGATCCACGCGCTTTTGTCGGACACGCAAGCCTCGCACGCGGCCTGA
- the hpf gene encoding ribosome hibernation-promoting factor, HPF/YfiA family translates to MNLRISGKHMDIGDAFRTRINDRVGEAIGKYFDRGFAGHVTVIKSGSRYSADCMIRLDSGASLQATGDAQDPTLAFEAAADRLETRLRRYKRRLKSHNSGNGNGELTDIAYTVMAPLADDDEEIPEDFAPAIVAESTMTLKTMSVASAVIELDTKDSPVVVFRNAGTDHLNIVYRRPDGNIGWIDPSTTKVAQG, encoded by the coding sequence ATGAATCTGCGCATATCGGGAAAGCACATGGATATCGGCGATGCGTTCCGCACACGCATCAACGATCGTGTCGGTGAAGCGATCGGCAAATATTTCGATCGCGGTTTCGCGGGGCACGTCACCGTCATCAAATCGGGCTCGCGCTATTCGGCGGATTGCATGATCCGGCTGGATTCCGGCGCCTCGCTGCAGGCCACCGGCGATGCCCAGGATCCGACGCTGGCCTTCGAGGCCGCGGCCGATCGGCTGGAGACCCGGCTTCGGCGCTACAAGCGCCGTCTGAAATCGCACAATTCGGGCAATGGCAATGGCGAGTTGACCGACATTGCCTATACCGTGATGGCACCGCTTGCCGATGACGACGAGGAAATCCCGGAGGATTTCGCACCGGCCATCGTCGCCGAATCGACCATGACGCTGAAGACCATGTCGGTGGCCTCGGCCGTCATCGAGCTCGATACCAAGGACAGTCCGGTGGTTGTTTTCCGCAATGCCGGAACCGACCATCTCAACATCGTCTATCGCCGGCCCGACGGAAACATCGGCTGGATCGATCCGTCCACGACCAAAGTCGCACAGGGATAA
- the rpoN gene encoding RNA polymerase factor sigma-54 — protein MALAAKLQLRQSQSLVMTPQLMQSIRLLQFTHVELEHFIDEEIERNPLLERAELQDDAVSNQAQKTEVEPQAAADGDWFENEAGWSAEAISERLDTSLENLFPDDPGTSERLGPDLTAQWKSASGNGGGSSSEGLDVGDMAASAVTLRDHVGEQIALAFADPAARLIAGELADSLDESGYARADFAEIARRLGTDDTAVGRVLAVCQTFEPAGLFARDLAECLSLQLAVRDRLDPAMQALVANLELLARRDFQALKRICGVDEEDLLDMLAEIRALDPRPGMAFSGGASDAIVADVEVRAANDGSWTVELNAETLPRVLVDHIYFAQVSPHAKNQAEKDFLAECLQNANWLTRSLDQRAKTILKVASEIVRQQDAFLVHGVRHLKPLNLRTVADAISMHESTVSRVTANKYMLTPRGVFELRYFFTASIAASGGGDAHSSEAVRDRIKQLIDEEKSVDVLSDDAIVDMLRESGVDIARRTVAKYREGMNIPSSVQRRREKRARASAGR, from the coding sequence ATGGCGTTGGCGGCGAAACTACAGCTCCGACAGTCGCAGTCGCTGGTGATGACGCCGCAGCTGATGCAGTCGATTCGGCTGCTGCAGTTCACCCATGTCGAACTCGAGCATTTCATCGACGAGGAGATCGAACGCAACCCGCTGCTGGAGCGCGCGGAGCTGCAGGACGATGCTGTCAGCAACCAGGCGCAGAAAACCGAGGTGGAGCCGCAAGCGGCCGCCGACGGCGACTGGTTCGAGAACGAGGCGGGATGGAGCGCCGAGGCGATCTCGGAAAGACTCGATACCTCGCTTGAGAACCTGTTTCCCGACGATCCCGGCACCAGCGAGCGGCTCGGACCCGACCTGACGGCACAATGGAAATCGGCCTCGGGCAATGGCGGCGGCTCCTCGTCCGAGGGGCTCGACGTCGGCGACATGGCGGCGAGTGCCGTCACCTTGCGCGACCATGTCGGCGAGCAGATCGCGCTCGCCTTCGCCGATCCCGCAGCGCGGCTGATCGCCGGGGAACTCGCCGACAGCCTGGACGAGAGCGGCTATGCCAGGGCCGATTTTGCGGAAATCGCTAGGCGTCTGGGCACTGACGACACCGCCGTGGGCAGGGTCCTGGCGGTGTGCCAGACCTTCGAGCCGGCCGGCCTGTTCGCCCGCGATCTTGCCGAATGCTTGTCGCTGCAGCTTGCCGTTCGTGATCGCCTCGACCCGGCGATGCAGGCCCTGGTGGCCAATCTCGAACTCCTGGCGCGGCGCGATTTCCAGGCGCTGAAGCGGATCTGTGGCGTCGACGAGGAGGATTTGCTCGATATGCTGGCCGAGATCCGGGCACTCGATCCGCGCCCGGGCATGGCTTTTTCAGGCGGCGCCAGCGACGCCATTGTCGCCGATGTCGAGGTGCGCGCGGCCAATGACGGCAGCTGGACGGTCGAGCTCAACGCCGAAACGCTGCCGCGCGTGCTGGTCGACCATATCTATTTCGCCCAGGTCTCGCCGCACGCCAAGAATCAGGCGGAAAAGGACTTTCTGGCCGAGTGCCTGCAAAACGCCAACTGGCTGACGCGCAGCCTCGACCAGCGGGCAAAGACGATCCTCAAAGTGGCCTCGGAGATCGTGCGCCAGCAGGATGCCTTCCTGGTCCATGGCGTGCGCCACCTGAAACCGCTCAACCTGCGCACGGTGGCTGATGCCATCAGCATGCACGAATCGACGGTCAGCCGGGTCACCGCGAACAAATACATGCTGACCCCGCGTGGCGTGTTCGAGCTGCGCTATTTCTTCACCGCCTCGATCGCCGCGTCGGGCGGTGGCGACGCGCATTCCTCGGAAGCGGTACGTGACCGCATCAAGCAACTGATCGACGAGGAGAAATCTGTCGACGTGCTGTCCGACGACGCGATCGTCGACATGCTCAGGGAAAGCGGCGTCGATATCGCCCGGCGCACGGTCGCCAAGTACCGGGAAGGCATGAATATTCCGTCTTCCGTGCAGCGCCGGCGCGAGAAGCGGGCGCGCGCCAGCGCCGGCCGTTAG
- the lptB gene encoding LPS export ABC transporter ATP-binding protein, which produces MASLSSLTARLPGRAAGKVSAPATITADKAKFKGTLIAKGLTKSYKGRKVVSGVTLGVRAGEAVGLLGPNGAGKTTCFYMVTGLVPVDEGTIEIDGFDVTSMPMYRRARLGIGYLPQEASIFRGLNVEQNIRAVLEVVEKDRKVRERNLDELLEEFHISHLRKAPSMSLSGGERRRLEIARALATRPAYMLLDEPFAGIDPIAVADIQQLVRHLTARGIGVLITDHNVRETLGLIDRAYIIHAGQVLTHGRADEVVANPDVRRLYLGEGFTL; this is translated from the coding sequence ATGGCCAGCCTGTCGTCGCTGACGGCGCGTCTTCCGGGACGGGCCGCAGGCAAGGTTTCGGCTCCGGCCACAATCACTGCCGACAAGGCCAAGTTCAAGGGAACCTTGATCGCCAAGGGCCTGACCAAGAGCTATAAGGGCCGTAAGGTCGTCAGCGGCGTCACGCTGGGCGTGCGTGCCGGCGAGGCCGTCGGGCTGCTCGGCCCCAACGGCGCCGGCAAGACAACCTGTTTCTACATGGTCACCGGCCTGGTGCCGGTGGATGAAGGCACGATCGAGATCGACGGCTTCGACGTCACCTCGATGCCGATGTACCGTCGCGCGCGCCTCGGCATCGGCTATCTGCCGCAGGAGGCCTCGATTTTCCGTGGCCTCAACGTCGAGCAGAATATCCGCGCCGTGCTGGAAGTGGTCGAAAAGGACCGCAAGGTGCGCGAACGCAATCTCGACGAACTGCTCGAGGAATTCCACATCAGCCATCTGCGCAAGGCGCCATCCATGTCGCTCTCCGGCGGCGAGCGGCGCCGCCTGGAAATCGCGCGCGCTCTGGCGACGCGCCCGGCCTACATGCTGCTCGACGAGCCTTTTGCCGGCATCGATCCGATCGCTGTCGCGGATATCCAGCAATTGGTGCGCCATTTGACAGCACGCGGCATCGGCGTCCTCATCACCGACCACAATGTGCGCGAGACGCTCGGTCTGATCGACCGCGCCTATATCATCCATGCCGGCCAGGTGCTGACCCATGGCCGCGCCGACGAGGTGGTGGCGAACCCCGACGTGCGGCGGCTTTATCTGGGCGAGGGTTTTACGCTTTAG
- a CDS encoding LptA/OstA family protein codes for MWLNSSTRLAAATSALLLLSLTPSLAQSSATSQVSGLKLAGDKPIQIESDKLEVRQAENVAIFTGNVTVAQGPTLMKAGKMMVYYIKDPNAAAKGTEAAGAAMTGSANIDHLEIYDKVYIKSDQQVATGDQGSFDMKSQVLVLSGKKVVLSQNDNVLVGCKLTVQMKSGLAQVDPCAGQRVQMSITPPPKSGATNP; via the coding sequence ATGTGGCTCAACAGTTCGACACGGCTTGCGGCCGCAACTTCGGCGCTGCTCCTGCTTAGCCTGACGCCGTCGCTGGCGCAGTCCAGTGCCACCAGTCAGGTGTCAGGCCTCAAACTGGCCGGCGACAAGCCTATCCAGATCGAGAGCGACAAGCTTGAAGTGCGGCAGGCCGAGAATGTCGCCATCTTCACGGGCAATGTCACGGTCGCCCAAGGGCCGACGCTGATGAAGGCCGGCAAGATGATGGTCTATTACATCAAGGATCCCAACGCAGCGGCCAAGGGCACGGAAGCCGCGGGGGCGGCGATGACCGGCTCTGCCAACATCGACCACCTGGAAATCTACGACAAGGTCTACATCAAGTCGGATCAGCAGGTCGCGACCGGCGATCAGGGTAGCTTCGACATGAAGAGCCAGGTGCTGGTGCTTTCGGGCAAAAAGGTCGTTCTGTCGCAAAACGACAATGTCCTGGTCGGCTGCAAGCTGACCGTGCAGATGAAAAGCGGGCTGGCTCAGGTCGACCCATGCGCTGGGCAGCGTGTCCAGATGTCGATCACGCCGCCGCCGAAATCGGGAGCGACGAACCCCTGA
- the lptC gene encoding LPS export ABC transporter periplasmic protein LptC, giving the protein MLARPNEPTSPETELAPPADGRTRSDAFDRAQRHSRRVRVLKFAVPLAAALIAVAFPVYSYLAAPVSVAVQAEGTAFSNGKLVMANPKLNGFTKQKQPYSMTALRAIQDVSTQGIIELEGIDAKVPVGPDNVAAVKASQGTYDRNGNTMKLTSDVSITTTDGMQAKFKSVFLDMGKGTMKTDDPVDVSRGGSRITADSLSVQDNGKILVFENRVRVNIDPASLKAAEAKGE; this is encoded by the coding sequence ATGTTAGCGCGACCGAATGAACCGACCAGCCCCGAGACGGAGTTGGCTCCCCCGGCGGATGGCCGGACACGGAGCGATGCGTTCGACCGCGCCCAGCGTCATTCGCGCCGCGTGCGGGTGCTCAAATTCGCGGTGCCCTTGGCTGCGGCGTTGATCGCCGTCGCCTTCCCCGTCTATTCCTATCTTGCGGCGCCCGTCTCCGTCGCGGTGCAGGCCGAAGGCACCGCTTTTTCCAACGGCAAGCTGGTGATGGCCAATCCCAAGCTCAACGGTTTCACCAAACAGAAGCAGCCCTATTCGATGACGGCCCTGCGGGCGATACAGGATGTCAGCACGCAAGGCATCATCGAACTCGAAGGCATAGACGCCAAGGTTCCGGTCGGGCCAGACAATGTCGCGGCGGTCAAGGCCTCGCAGGGCACCTACGATCGCAACGGCAATACTATGAAATTGACCAGTGACGTCTCGATAACCACGACCGATGGTATGCAAGCCAAGTTCAAATCGGTCTTCCTCGACATGGGCAAAGGCACTATGAAGACGGATGATCCCGTCGATGTCAGTCGTGGCGGGTCGCGGATCACGGCGGATTCCTTGTCGGTCCAGGACAATGGCAAGATCCTGGTGTTCGAGAACAGGGTGCGCGTCAACATCGATCCCGCCAGTCTGAAGGCGGCTGAGGCAAAGGGCGAATAG
- the sppA gene encoding signal peptide peptidase SppA, with the protein MAMRADDLIDRRRLRRKLTFWRVAAFGIVALGVIMLSAWLYRDDFGGSTVDHIAKVRIEGTITEDDELIKRLETIRQSSKVKGVILAIDSPGGTTVGGESIFEEVRKVAADKPVVAEVGTLAASAGYMIASAADHIVARKTSIVGSIGVLIQYPDVSGLMDKLGVKLEEVKSSPLKASPSPFKPTNDDERAMVRKLILDSYDWFVGIVAERRKMTHEQALALADGSIFTGRQGVANGLIDSVGGETEAIDWLATKGVDAELKVVEWKNTERRGGFFWSKAMVKTIGGALGLPDYSGDVIHELGADRLFLDGLVSVWHP; encoded by the coding sequence ATGGCAATGAGAGCCGACGACCTGATCGACCGCCGCCGTTTGCGGCGCAAGCTGACTTTCTGGCGTGTCGCGGCCTTCGGCATCGTGGCGCTTGGGGTGATTATGCTCTCGGCCTGGCTGTACCGCGACGATTTCGGCGGGTCGACTGTCGACCATATCGCCAAGGTCAGGATCGAAGGCACCATCACCGAGGATGACGAACTGATCAAGCGGCTGGAGACTATCCGCCAGTCGTCGAAGGTAAAAGGCGTGATCCTTGCGATCGATTCGCCCGGCGGCACCACTGTCGGCGGCGAATCGATCTTTGAGGAGGTGCGCAAGGTGGCCGCCGACAAGCCTGTAGTGGCCGAAGTCGGCACGCTCGCCGCCTCGGCGGGCTATATGATCGCCAGTGCCGCCGACCACATTGTCGCCCGCAAGACCTCGATCGTCGGTTCGATCGGCGTGCTGATCCAGTATCCCGACGTCAGCGGCCTGATGGACAAGCTCGGCGTCAAGCTGGAGGAGGTGAAATCCTCGCCGCTCAAGGCCTCGCCGTCTCCCTTCAAGCCGACCAATGACGACGAGCGCGCCATGGTCCGCAAGCTCATCCTCGACAGCTATGACTGGTTCGTCGGCATCGTCGCCGAGCGCCGCAAGATGACCCATGAACAAGCGTTGGCGCTTGCCGACGGTTCGATCTTCACCGGCCGCCAGGGTGTCGCCAACGGCCTGATCGACTCCGTCGGCGGCGAGACCGAGGCCATCGACTGGCTGGCGACCAAGGGTGTCGATGCCGAACTCAAGGTGGTCGAGTGGAAGAACACCGAACGGCGCGGAGGCTTCTTCTGGTCAAAGGCCATGGTGAAAACGATCGGCGGCGCGCTCGGCCTGCCTGACTACAGCGGCGATGTCATCCACGAACTCGGCGCCGACCGCTTGTTTCTTGACGGTCTCGTTTCCGTCTGGCACCCTTGA
- a CDS encoding integration host factor subunit beta, protein MIKSELVQIIATRNPHLFLRDVENIVGAIFDEITDALAEGNRVELRGFGAFSVKNRPARTGRNPRTGESVEVEEKWVPFFKTGKELRERLNGGK, encoded by the coding sequence ATGATCAAGTCCGAACTTGTGCAGATTATTGCCACGCGCAATCCGCATCTTTTCCTGCGCGACGTCGAAAACATCGTCGGCGCGATCTTCGATGAAATCACCGACGCCCTTGCCGAAGGCAACCGGGTCGAACTGCGCGGCTTCGGCGCCTTTTCGGTGAAAAACCGCCCCGCGCGCACCGGCCGCAATCCGCGCACCGGTGAATCGGTCGAGGTCGAGGAGAAATGGGTGCCGTTCTTCAAGACCGGCAAGGAACTGCGCGAAAGGCTGAACGGCGGCAAGTAG
- a CDS encoding DUF1049 domain-containing protein: MLNRFMLIVVFVPLAIILIALAVANRELVAFTLDPFNPGNPKLTLTLPLFIFLFLALAIGMIVGSLATWVKQGRYRKLARQRGVEAENLRQAVSRTPAAPQGPVLPKPSN; this comes from the coding sequence ATGCTCAATCGCTTCATGCTCATCGTGGTCTTCGTGCCTCTCGCGATCATCCTGATCGCTTTGGCCGTCGCCAACCGCGAACTCGTCGCCTTCACGCTGGACCCGTTCAACCCCGGCAATCCGAAGCTGACGCTCACCTTGCCGCTGTTCATCTTCCTGTTCCTGGCGCTGGCCATCGGCATGATCGTCGGCAGCCTGGCAACCTGGGTCAAGCAGGGCCGTTACCGCAAGCTGGCGCGTCAGCGTGGCGTCGAGGCGGAAAACCTGCGCCAGGCGGTCAGCCGCACGCCTGCGGCGCCGCAGGGACCGGTGCTGCCGAAGCCGAGCAATTGA
- a CDS encoding ornithine cyclodeaminase family protein, translating into MLTISAAEVDRALTFPGLVGTLRTAFREGAVQPVRHHHAVERPDGAASTLLLMPAWTDFNAAGTSAGGHIGVKIVTVSPDNNAIGKPAVMGLYLLLNGSTGEPEALIDGQRLTQWRTACASALAASYLARDDASRLLVVGAGALSPFLAKAHSAVRRIKTIRIWNRTPANAEKVAADLRAEGFAASAAIDLDAELGQADIVSSATITTTPLIKGSLLRPGSHVDLVGGFTPTMRESDDDAIARARVYVDTRAGATKEAGDIVQPLASGVLKPEAIIADLHELARGHKKGRESTDEITLFKSVGAALEDLAAGIAVYTALKP; encoded by the coding sequence ATGCTGACCATTTCGGCCGCCGAGGTCGACCGTGCGCTGACCTTTCCTGGATTGGTCGGAACGTTGCGCACCGCGTTTCGAGAGGGTGCGGTGCAGCCCGTCAGGCATCATCACGCGGTCGAACGGCCCGATGGTGCGGCCTCGACCTTGCTGCTGATGCCGGCATGGACCGATTTCAACGCCGCCGGCACCTCGGCCGGGGGGCACATCGGTGTCAAGATCGTCACCGTCTCGCCCGATAACAACGCCATCGGCAAGCCCGCCGTGATGGGTCTCTATCTTCTGCTCAACGGCAGCACCGGCGAACCGGAAGCCCTGATCGACGGCCAGCGGCTGACGCAGTGGCGGACGGCCTGCGCCTCGGCGCTCGCGGCGTCCTATCTCGCTCGTGACGATGCTTCACGCCTACTTGTGGTCGGCGCCGGCGCCCTGTCGCCGTTCCTCGCCAAGGCGCATTCGGCGGTGCGGCGGATCAAAACCATCCGCATCTGGAACCGTACCCCGGCCAATGCCGAGAAAGTCGCGGCCGATCTGCGCGCCGAGGGCTTCGCCGCCAGCGCCGCGATCGATCTCGATGCCGAGCTTGGCCAGGCCGACATCGTCTCCTCCGCGACGATCACCACCACGCCGCTTATCAAGGGCTCGCTGTTGCGGCCGGGAAGCCATGTCGACCTGGTCGGCGGCTTCACCCCGACGATGCGCGAAAGCGATGACGACGCGATCGCACGCGCCCGTGTCTATGTCGACACCCGCGCCGGCGCCACCAAGGAGGCCGGCGACATCGTCCAGCCACTGGCCTCCGGCGTCCTGAAACCGGAAGCCATTATCGCCGACCTTCACGAATTGGCGCGCGGCCATAAGAAGGGCCGCGAGAGCACTGACGAGATCACGCTGTTCAAGTCGGTCGGCGCCGCGCTCGAGGACCTTGCCGCCGGCATTGCCGTTTACACGGCGCTCAAGCCGTAA
- a CDS encoding class I SAM-dependent rRNA methyltransferase — protein sequence MKSFRDKRRDGRPHQPAKGGAAQPRPQENRPAVKTDARPREPRDLKPDNQLEPRSAPRILTRRDGALPAEQLPLILEVAPNADYALLDSGSGQKLEQYGPYRIVRPEGQAIWQKALPAKDWERADAIFTGDTDEEGIGRWRFPKTPLGETWPMKHDGIDYLGRFTSFRHVGVFPEQASHWDHMAGLIAAAKRPVKVLNLFGYTGLASLVAARAGAEVTHVDASKKAIGWARENQEMAGLGNKPIRWIVDDAVKFAEREERRGSRYDIILFDPPAYGRGPKGEVWQLFEDLPALTDLCRAVLTPKPLAVVLTVYSIRASFFAIHALMRDTFAGMGGRVESGELIIREKSAGRALSTSLFSRWVA from the coding sequence TTGAAGTCTTTTCGCGACAAACGCCGCGACGGCCGCCCGCACCAGCCGGCGAAGGGTGGGGCCGCACAGCCGCGCCCGCAGGAGAATCGGCCAGCGGTCAAAACAGACGCCAGGCCGCGCGAACCGCGTGACTTGAAACCGGATAACCAGCTTGAACCTAGGTCCGCGCCGCGCATCCTTACCCGTCGCGATGGCGCCCTGCCGGCCGAGCAGCTTCCGCTGATCCTCGAAGTGGCGCCCAACGCCGATTATGCGCTGCTCGACAGCGGCTCCGGCCAGAAGCTTGAACAATACGGCCCCTACCGCATCGTGCGGCCCGAGGGCCAGGCGATCTGGCAGAAGGCCTTGCCGGCAAAGGACTGGGAGCGTGCCGACGCCATCTTCACCGGCGATACCGACGAGGAAGGTATTGGCCGCTGGCGCTTTCCCAAGACGCCACTCGGCGAAACCTGGCCGATGAAGCATGACGGCATTGATTATCTCGGCCGTTTCACCTCGTTTCGCCATGTCGGCGTCTTTCCCGAACAGGCCTCGCACTGGGACCATATGGCCGGGCTGATCGCGGCGGCGAAGCGGCCGGTCAAGGTGCTGAACCTGTTCGGTTATACGGGGCTCGCGTCTCTCGTAGCAGCCCGCGCGGGCGCCGAGGTCACCCATGTTGACGCCTCGAAGAAGGCGATCGGCTGGGCGCGCGAAAACCAGGAGATGGCGGGGCTCGGCAACAAGCCGATCCGCTGGATCGTCGACGACGCGGTGAAATTCGCCGAACGCGAGGAGCGTCGCGGCAGCCGCTATGACATCATTCTCTTCGATCCGCCCGCCTATGGCCGTGGTCCCAAGGGCGAGGTCTGGCAATTGTTCGAGGACCTGCCGGCATTGACCGATCTCTGCCGCGCGGTCCTGACGCCGAAGCCGCTTGCCGTGGTGCTGACCGTCTATTCGATCCGCGCCTCCTTCTTTGCCATCCATGCCTTGATGCGCGACACCTTTGCCGGCATGGGCGGCAGGGTCGAATCGGGTGAGCTGATCATCCGTGAAAAGTCCGCCGGCCGGGCGCTTTCGACATCACTGTTTTCGCGTTGGGTGGCCTGA
- a CDS encoding TrmH family RNA methyltransferase: MNERHAGAPGQVKEVTSLANPLVKDIKALALKKFRDQQNAFMAEGLKLVIDALDLGWQIRTLVFAKAGRGNPAVEKVAARTVAAGGTVLEVSEKVLVAITRRDNPQMVVGVFSQKFQTLKDIRAGNGDVWVALDRVRDPGNLGTVIRTVDAVGAKGIILVGDTTDPFSVETVRATMGSIFAVPVAKATTEAFLAWRGGFSGLVAGTHLKGAVDYRSVDFSRGPVLLMMGNEQQGLPESLAASCDRLLRIPQAGRADSLNLAVATGIMLFEIRRGALKLDPIADSK; this comes from the coding sequence ATGAACGAGCGGCACGCGGGCGCACCCGGCCAGGTGAAGGAAGTCACCAGCCTCGCCAATCCGCTCGTCAAGGACATCAAGGCACTCGCCTTGAAGAAATTCCGCGACCAGCAGAACGCCTTCATGGCGGAGGGACTGAAGCTGGTCATCGATGCGCTCGACCTGGGCTGGCAGATCAGGACCTTGGTCTTCGCCAAGGCCGGACGCGGCAACCCGGCGGTGGAGAAGGTCGCCGCGCGCACGGTTGCCGCCGGCGGCACGGTGCTCGAAGTATCGGAAAAGGTGCTTGTCGCCATCACTCGCCGCGACAATCCGCAAATGGTGGTCGGCGTCTTCTCGCAGAAATTCCAGACACTGAAGGATATCCGCGCCGGCAATGGCGATGTCTGGGTGGCGCTCGACCGGGTGCGCGACCCCGGCAATCTCGGCACCGTCATCCGCACCGTCGATGCCGTCGGCGCCAAGGGTATCATCCTGGTCGGCGACACCACCGATCCTTTTTCGGTGGAGACGGTGCGCGCCACCATGGGCTCGATCTTCGCCGTGCCGGTGGCGAAGGCAACGACCGAGGCCTTCCTTGCCTGGCGCGGCGGGTTTTCAGGCCTCGTCGCCGGCACGCATCTGAAAGGCGCGGTCGACTACCGCTCGGTCGACTTTTCCCGCGGACCGGTGCTGCTGATGATGGGCAACGAGCAGCAGGGCCTGCCCGAAAGCCTGGCGGCCAGTTGCGACAGGCTGCTCAGGATTCCGCAAGCCGGCCGCGCCGATTCGCTCAATCTCGCCGTCGCCACCGGCATCATGCTGTTCGAGATCCGGCGCGGTGCGCTGAAGCTCGACCCCATCGCGGACTCCAAGTGA
- the lspA gene encoding signal peptidase II yields MKSWSPYALLVVVAIALDQWIKHLVEAGLPFQEKLDLLPFLALFRTYNTGIAFSMFSSFGDTGLVVIAVLVVAFVLYLATRTPSGHVVARTGFALIIGGALGNLIDRAVYGHVIDYILFHTPVWSFAVFNLADALISVGAALVVFDELIGWRREPTPSND; encoded by the coding sequence TTGAAATCGTGGTCCCCCTACGCCCTGCTCGTCGTCGTAGCCATCGCGCTCGACCAATGGATAAAACATCTGGTCGAAGCCGGGCTGCCCTTCCAGGAAAAGCTCGATCTGTTGCCGTTCCTGGCGCTGTTTCGCACCTACAACACCGGCATCGCCTTCTCGATGTTCTCCTCCTTCGGCGACACTGGCCTGGTGGTCATCGCCGTGCTGGTCGTCGCCTTCGTACTTTATCTCGCCACCCGTACGCCGTCAGGTCATGTCGTCGCCCGCACCGGCTTTGCACTGATCATCGGCGGTGCGCTGGGCAATTTGATCGACCGCGCCGTTTACGGCCACGTCATCGATTACATCCTGTTTCACACGCCGGTTTGGTCCTTTGCCGTCTTCAACCTCGCCGACGCCCTCATTTCGGTGGGCGCGGCACTCGTCGTCTTCGACGAACTCATCGGCTGGCGGCGCGAGCCCACGCCTTCGAACGATTGA